One Streptomyces sp. CNQ-509 DNA window includes the following coding sequences:
- the paaN gene encoding phenylacetic acid degradation protein PaaN, translating into MPAPLTPDALAEKHRPILDQALDAIRTRAFWSPHPEHPKAYGESAPADGQAAFEALRGTRIDLSQPGTDGWAGDEVSPFGLELGITYPHADPDVLLPVMRAATGAWRQAGPELRALVCLEILARISARTHEFAHAVMHTSGQAFMMAFQAGGPHAQDRGLEAVAYAYAEQSRTPLVAEWSKPQGKRDPLHLRKTFTAVPRGVALLVGCNTFPTWNGYPGLFASLATGNAVLVKPHPRAVLPLALTVQAAREVLAEAGFDPNLVCLTAERDGEGVAKSLALHPEIRIVDYTGSSAFGEWLEENARQAQVYTEKAGVNTVVVDSTNDYRGMLANLAFSLSLYSGQMCTTPQNLLIPRDGIDTDQGRKSYDEVVAGLAAAVDKLLGDDERAAALLGAIVNPGVRERLEAAPGLGEVALATRAVVHPEFPGATVRTPVIVKLDGAKPEAEAAYMEECFGPVSFAVAVDSTGDAVELLRRTIREKGAMTVGAYTTSTEVERQIEEACLEEPAQLSFNLTGGVYVNQTAAFSDFHGSGGNPAASAALTDGAFVANRFRMVEVRRPA; encoded by the coding sequence ATGCCCGCCCCCCTCACGCCCGACGCGCTCGCCGAGAAGCACCGCCCGATCCTGGACCAGGCGCTGGACGCGATCCGCACCCGCGCCTTCTGGTCGCCGCACCCCGAGCACCCGAAGGCGTACGGCGAGAGCGCGCCCGCGGACGGCCAGGCGGCCTTCGAGGCGCTGCGCGGCACCCGTATCGACCTCAGCCAGCCCGGCACGGACGGCTGGGCGGGGGACGAGGTCTCGCCGTTCGGGCTGGAGCTGGGGATCACGTATCCGCACGCGGACCCCGACGTGCTGCTGCCCGTGATGCGGGCGGCGACGGGGGCGTGGCGTCAGGCCGGGCCCGAGCTGCGGGCGCTGGTCTGCCTGGAGATCCTGGCCCGGATCAGCGCCCGCACCCACGAGTTCGCGCACGCGGTGATGCACACGTCGGGCCAGGCGTTCATGATGGCGTTCCAGGCCGGCGGGCCGCACGCGCAGGACCGCGGCCTGGAGGCCGTCGCGTACGCGTATGCGGAGCAGAGCCGCACGCCGCTGGTCGCCGAGTGGTCCAAGCCGCAGGGCAAGCGGGACCCGCTGCACCTGCGCAAGACCTTCACGGCCGTGCCGCGCGGCGTCGCGCTGCTCGTGGGGTGCAACACGTTCCCGACGTGGAACGGCTATCCCGGCCTCTTCGCCTCCCTGGCGACGGGGAACGCGGTGCTGGTCAAGCCGCACCCGCGGGCCGTGCTGCCGCTGGCTCTGACCGTGCAGGCCGCCCGCGAGGTGCTGGCGGAGGCCGGCTTCGACCCGAACCTGGTGTGCCTCACCGCCGAGCGGGACGGCGAGGGCGTGGCCAAGTCGCTGGCGCTGCACCCCGAGATCAGGATCGTGGACTACACCGGCTCGTCCGCCTTCGGCGAGTGGCTGGAGGAGAACGCCCGCCAGGCGCAGGTCTACACGGAGAAGGCCGGGGTCAACACGGTCGTGGTCGACTCCACCAACGACTACCGCGGCATGCTCGCCAACCTCGCCTTCTCCCTCTCGCTCTACAGCGGCCAGATGTGCACCACCCCGCAGAACCTGCTGATCCCCCGCGACGGCATCGACACCGACCAGGGCCGCAAGTCGTACGACGAGGTGGTCGCCGGCCTCGCCGCCGCGGTCGACAAGCTCCTCGGCGACGACGAGCGGGCGGCGGCGCTGCTCGGCGCGATCGTCAACCCGGGGGTGAGGGAGCGGCTGGAGGCGGCCCCGGGGCTCGGCGAAGTCGCCCTGGCCACCCGGGCGGTGGTCCACCCGGAGTTCCCCGGGGCCACGGTGCGCACGCCGGTGATCGTCAAGCTCGACGGCGCGAAGCCGGAGGCCGAGGCGGCGTATATGGAAGAGTGCTTCGGCCCGGTGTCGTTCGCGGTCGCGGTCGACTCGACGGGCGACGCGGTGGAGCTGCTGCGGCGCACGATCCGCGAGAAGGGCGCCATGACGGTCGGGGCGTACACGACGTCGACGGAGGTGGAGCGCCAGATCGAGGAGGCGTGCCTGGAGGAGCCGGCTCAGTTGTCCTTCAACCTCACCGGCGGGGTGTATGTGAACCAGACCGCGGCCTTCTCCGACTTCCACGGCTCGGGCGGCAACCCGGCTGCGAGCGCGGCGCTGACGGACGGCGCGTTCGTGGCGAACCGCTTCCGGATGGTGGAGGTCCGCCGCCCCGCGTAG
- a CDS encoding NAD(P)H-quinone oxidoreductase, with protein sequence MHAITISEPGGPDSLVWAEVPDPVPAEGEVLIEVAAAGVNRADVLQRQGFYEPPAGASPYPGLECAGRIAALGAGVAGWQVGDEVCALLAGGGYAELVAVPAGQLLPVPRGHDAVTAAALPEVACTVWSNVFMIAHLRPGETLLVHGGGSGIGTMAVQLAKAVGARVAVTAGSVEKLEYCRELGADVLINYREQDFVKEVRAATGGAGADVILDIVGAAYLAQNVKALAVNGRIAVIGLQGGAKGELNLGALLAKRGAITATSLRGRPPGEKAAIVAAVREHVWPLVEADRVRPIVDRTLPVQQAGEAHRVMESSAHVGKLLLTT encoded by the coding sequence ATGCATGCCATCACCATCTCAGAGCCAGGCGGCCCCGATTCGCTCGTCTGGGCCGAGGTCCCCGACCCCGTGCCGGCGGAAGGCGAAGTGCTGATCGAGGTGGCTGCCGCCGGCGTGAACCGCGCAGACGTGCTGCAGCGCCAGGGGTTCTACGAGCCGCCCGCCGGGGCATCCCCGTACCCGGGACTGGAGTGCGCAGGCCGGATCGCCGCGCTCGGCGCCGGCGTGGCCGGCTGGCAGGTCGGCGACGAGGTGTGCGCGCTGCTCGCCGGCGGCGGATACGCGGAGCTGGTCGCGGTGCCCGCCGGGCAACTGCTGCCCGTACCGCGCGGGCACGACGCCGTGACCGCCGCCGCACTGCCCGAAGTGGCGTGCACGGTCTGGTCGAACGTGTTCATGATCGCGCATCTGCGCCCGGGCGAGACGCTGCTCGTGCACGGCGGCGGCAGCGGCATCGGCACGATGGCGGTGCAACTGGCCAAGGCGGTCGGCGCCCGGGTGGCGGTGACGGCGGGCAGCGTGGAGAAGCTGGAGTACTGCCGCGAGCTGGGCGCGGACGTGCTGATCAACTACCGCGAGCAGGACTTCGTCAAGGAGGTACGGGCCGCCACGGGGGGCGCGGGCGCCGACGTGATCCTGGACATCGTCGGGGCCGCGTATCTGGCGCAGAACGTGAAGGCGCTGGCGGTCAACGGCCGGATCGCGGTGATCGGGCTGCAGGGCGGCGCGAAGGGGGAGCTGAACCTCGGGGCGCTGCTGGCCAAGCGCGGGGCGATCACGGCGACCTCGCTGCGGGGGCGGCCGCCGGGCGAGAAGGCGGCGATCGTGGCGGCGGTACGGGAGCACGTGTGGCCACTGGTGGAGGCGGACCGGGTGCGGCCGATCGTGGACCGGACGCTGCCGGTGCAGCAGGCGGGGGAGGCGCATCGGGTGATGGAGTCGAGCGCGCACGTGGGGAAGCTGCTGCTGACGACGTGA
- a CDS encoding Lrp/AsnC family transcriptional regulator: protein MAEEQLAGDTPDLPAPAPAVPAPRPPARRLDSVDREIVRILRADGRASVRSVAEQVHVSRANAYARINRLIDDGVIRGFAARIDQERAGQGTSAYITLKIVQNTWRTARRQLEQLPGAAHIALVGGDFDVLLLVHTEDNRALRELVLTRIQSIPEVLSTRTLLVFEETDVQNDLLS from the coding sequence ATGGCGGAAGAACAGTTGGCAGGCGACACCCCTGACCTGCCCGCGCCCGCCCCGGCGGTGCCCGCGCCGCGCCCGCCGGCCCGCCGCCTGGACTCCGTCGACCGCGAGATCGTCCGCATCCTGCGCGCCGACGGCCGCGCCTCCGTACGCTCCGTGGCCGAGCAGGTCCACGTCTCCCGCGCCAACGCCTACGCCCGGATCAACCGCCTCATCGACGACGGCGTGATCCGCGGCTTCGCCGCCCGTATCGACCAGGAGCGGGCGGGGCAGGGGACGTCCGCGTACATCACGCTGAAGATCGTCCAGAACACCTGGCGCACCGCCCGCCGCCAGCTCGAACAACTGCCGGGCGCGGCGCACATCGCGCTCGTCGGCGGGGACTTCGACGTGCTGCTGCTGGTACACACGGAGGACAACCGCGCGCTGCGCGAACTGGTGCTGACCCGGATCCAGTCGATCCCGGAGGTGCTGTCGACGCGCACGCTGCTGGTCTTCGAGGAGACGGACGTGCAGAACGACCTGCTGAGCTGA
- a CDS encoding dihydrolipoamide acetyltransferase family protein has translation MPEVREFALPDLGEGLTEAEIVTWLVDVGDVIAVDQPVVEVETAKAMVEVPCPYGGVVTARHGDPGTEVPVGSVLVTVAVEAGTGPGPGPGSGGGYRDRIEDRIRSAGAADGGPAGADDGARADGAVADARAAAEFAGEETGGSGNVLVGYGTSAGGARRRRRSAGAGRTALGGGPVRPGAGAPAPRGAKAPAVPADGPVAVISPLVRRIARESGLDLRAITGSGPHGLILRADVEAAVRAGTPAGRGAAAAAGRTAVDDGAAVAGASTAGPGKAGAVAPGGGLAEGERVPLRGVRGAIADKLSRSRREIPDVTCWVDADATELLDARRAMNAAAGDRPAVSLLALLGRVCTAALARYPELNSTVQGREIVRLPAVHLGFAAQTDRGLVVPVVRDAHALSAERLSAEMARLTEAARAGTLTPAELTGGTFTLNNYGVFGVDGSTPILNHPEAGMLGVGRIAEKPWVYGGELAVRRVVELSFTFDHRVCDGGTAGGFLRYVADCVEHPAVLLRAL, from the coding sequence ATGCCGGAGGTCCGCGAGTTCGCGCTGCCCGACCTGGGGGAGGGCCTGACGGAGGCGGAGATCGTCACCTGGCTGGTGGACGTGGGCGACGTCATCGCCGTCGACCAGCCGGTGGTGGAGGTGGAGACGGCCAAGGCGATGGTCGAGGTGCCGTGCCCCTACGGGGGCGTGGTCACCGCCCGCCACGGCGACCCGGGCACGGAGGTGCCGGTGGGGTCCGTGCTGGTCACGGTGGCGGTGGAGGCCGGCACCGGGCCCGGGCCCGGGCCCGGGTCCGGTGGCGGATACCGGGACCGGATCGAGGACAGGATCCGCAGCGCCGGTGCGGCGGACGGCGGCCCGGCGGGCGCGGACGACGGCGCACGGGCCGACGGCGCGGTGGCCGACGCGCGGGCCGCGGCGGAGTTCGCCGGGGAGGAGACGGGCGGCTCGGGAAACGTCCTCGTCGGCTACGGCACGAGCGCCGGCGGTGCGCGCAGGCGGCGGCGGAGCGCCGGTGCCGGGCGAACCGCCCTCGGCGGCGGCCCGGTCCGTCCCGGAGCGGGCGCGCCGGCACCGCGGGGCGCGAAGGCGCCCGCGGTCCCGGCGGACGGGCCGGTGGCGGTCATCTCGCCGCTGGTGCGGCGGATCGCCCGGGAGTCCGGCCTCGACCTGCGCGCGATCACCGGCAGTGGGCCGCACGGGCTGATCCTGCGCGCCGACGTCGAGGCCGCGGTACGGGCCGGAACGCCCGCGGGGCGCGGTGCCGCCGCGGCTGCGGGACGTACGGCCGTCGATGACGGGGCAGCCGTTGCCGGGGCCAGTACCGCCGGTCCCGGGAAGGCCGGGGCCGTGGCCCCGGGTGGTGGGCTCGCCGAGGGCGAGCGGGTGCCGCTGCGGGGAGTGCGCGGGGCCATCGCCGACAAGCTGTCGCGCAGCCGCCGGGAGATCCCCGACGTCACGTGCTGGGTGGACGCCGACGCGACGGAACTGCTCGATGCCCGGCGGGCGATGAACGCCGCGGCGGGGGACCGCCCCGCGGTGTCGCTGCTCGCGCTGCTGGGCCGTGTCTGCACCGCCGCGCTCGCGCGCTACCCCGAGTTGAACTCCACGGTGCAAGGCCGCGAGATAGTCCGGCTGCCCGCCGTCCACCTCGGGTTCGCCGCGCAGACGGACCGCGGGCTCGTCGTCCCGGTCGTACGCGACGCGCACGCGCTCTCCGCCGAGCGCCTCTCCGCGGAGATGGCGCGGCTGACGGAGGCGGCACGGGCCGGCACGCTGACGCCCGCGGAGCTGACCGGCGGCACGTTCACCCTGAACAACTACGGAGTCTTCGGCGTCGACGGCTCGACCCCGATCCTCAACCACCCCGAGGCGGGCATGCTCGGCGTGGGGCGGATCGCGGAGAAGCCGTGGGTGTACGGCGGCGAGTTGGCGGTACGGCGCGTGGTGGAGCTGTCGTTCACGTTCGACCACCGGGTGTGCGACGGCGGCACGGCGGGCGGCTTCCTGCGGTACGTGGCCGACTGCGTCGAGCATCCCGCGGTGCTGCTCAGGGCGCTCTAG
- the pdhA gene encoding pyruvate dehydrogenase (acetyl-transferring) E1 component subunit alpha gives MTVLEQPGRAYQPAPPPAWKPRTEAAPLLPDPEPYRVLGTSAAEKSDAGLLRELYGALVTGRRYNEQATTLTKQGRLAVYPSTTGQEACQVAAARALRPQDWLFPSYRDTLAAVARGLDPMQALTLLRGDWHTGYDPAEHRIAPLCTPLATQLPHAVGLARAAQLKGDDVVALAMVGDGGTSEGDFHEALNFAAVWRAPVVFLVQNNGFAISVPLAKQTAAPSLAHKAVGYGMPGRLVDGNDVVAAYEVLAEAVERARGGGGPTLVEAVTYRMDAHTNADDATRYRTDSEVEPWRAHDPIALLEAELAGRGLLDEAGAAAARAAAEELAAGMRERLHADAELDPMDLFAHVYTEPTPQLRAEESMLRAELEADLQAEEGER, from the coding sequence ATGACGGTTCTTGAGCAGCCCGGCCGCGCCTACCAACCGGCGCCCCCGCCGGCCTGGAAGCCGCGTACGGAAGCGGCCCCCCTGCTGCCCGACCCCGAGCCGTACCGCGTGCTCGGCACCTCCGCCGCGGAGAAAAGCGACGCCGGACTGCTCCGCGAGCTGTACGGCGCGCTGGTCACCGGCCGGCGGTACAACGAACAGGCCACCACCCTCACCAAGCAGGGCCGCCTGGCCGTCTACCCGTCCACGACCGGCCAGGAAGCCTGCCAGGTCGCCGCCGCCCGTGCCCTGCGCCCGCAGGACTGGCTCTTCCCCAGCTACCGGGACACGCTCGCGGCCGTCGCCCGCGGCCTCGACCCCATGCAGGCCCTCACCCTGCTCCGCGGCGACTGGCACACCGGGTACGACCCCGCGGAGCACCGCATCGCCCCGCTGTGCACCCCCCTCGCCACCCAGCTCCCGCACGCGGTCGGCCTCGCCCGCGCCGCGCAGCTCAAGGGTGACGACGTGGTCGCCCTCGCCATGGTCGGCGACGGCGGCACCAGCGAGGGCGACTTTCACGAGGCGCTGAACTTCGCCGCCGTCTGGCGCGCCCCCGTGGTCTTCCTCGTGCAGAACAACGGCTTCGCGATCTCCGTCCCCCTCGCCAAGCAGACCGCCGCCCCCTCCCTCGCCCACAAGGCCGTGGGGTACGGGATGCCGGGCCGCCTCGTCGACGGCAATGACGTGGTCGCCGCGTACGAGGTCCTCGCCGAGGCCGTCGAGCGGGCCAGGGGCGGCGGCGGCCCGACGCTGGTCGAGGCCGTCACGTACCGGATGGACGCGCACACCAACGCCGACGACGCCACGCGGTACCGCACGGACAGCGAGGTCGAGCCCTGGCGGGCGCACGACCCCATCGCGCTGCTGGAGGCCGAGCTGGCAGGCCGCGGGCTGCTCGACGAGGCGGGCGCCGCAGCGGCCCGCGCGGCCGCGGAGGAGCTGGCGGCGGGCATGCGCGAGCGGCTGCACGCCGACGCCGAGCTGGACCCGATGGACCTCTTCGCGCACGTCTACACCGAGCCGACCCCGCAGCTCCGCGCGGAGGAGAGCATGCTCCGCGCAGAGCTGGAGGCGGACCTCCAGGCGGAGGAGGGCGAGCGATGA
- a CDS encoding alpha-ketoacid dehydrogenase subunit beta → MTTTAVAGTAAGRKPATMAQALTRAMRDAMAADPAVHVMGEDVGQLGGVFRITQGLAEEFGEDRCADTPLAEAGILGTAVGMAMYGLRPVVEMQFDAFGYPAFEQLVSHVSRMRNRTRGATPMPLTIRVPYGGGIGGVEHHGDSSEAYYMATPGLHVVTPGTVADAYGLLRAAIASDDPVVFMEPKRLYWSKAAWDPDRPEEVPGIGRAVVRRPGTTATLVTYGPSVPVCLEAAEAAREEGWDLEVVDLRSLVPFDEETVTASVRRTGRAVVVHESPGFAGPGGEIAARIGERCFHYLEAPVLRVAGLDIPYPPPMLEKHHLPGVDRVLDAVSRLQWEAEWTEGG, encoded by the coding sequence ATGACGACGACGGCCGTCGCCGGCACCGCAGCCGGACGCAAGCCCGCCACCATGGCGCAGGCCCTCACCCGCGCGATGCGCGACGCCATGGCAGCCGACCCCGCGGTCCACGTCATGGGCGAGGACGTCGGGCAGCTCGGCGGCGTCTTCCGCATCACCCAGGGCCTGGCGGAGGAGTTCGGCGAGGATCGCTGCGCGGACACCCCGCTGGCCGAGGCCGGCATCCTCGGCACGGCGGTGGGGATGGCGATGTACGGGCTGCGGCCCGTGGTGGAGATGCAGTTCGACGCCTTCGGGTACCCGGCGTTCGAGCAGCTCGTCAGCCACGTCTCCCGGATGCGCAACCGGACCCGGGGGGCCACCCCGATGCCGCTGACCATCCGTGTCCCGTACGGCGGCGGCATCGGCGGCGTCGAGCACCACGGCGACTCCTCCGAGGCGTACTACATGGCCACCCCCGGGCTGCACGTGGTGACGCCCGGCACCGTCGCCGACGCCTACGGGCTGCTGCGCGCGGCCATCGCCTCCGACGACCCCGTGGTCTTCATGGAGCCCAAGCGGCTCTACTGGTCGAAGGCCGCCTGGGACCCGGACCGTCCCGAGGAGGTGCCCGGCATCGGCCGCGCGGTGGTGCGCCGGCCGGGCACGACGGCGACGCTCGTGACGTACGGGCCGTCGGTGCCGGTCTGCCTGGAGGCCGCCGAGGCCGCGCGGGAGGAGGGCTGGGACCTGGAGGTCGTCGACCTGCGCTCCCTGGTGCCGTTCGACGAGGAGACGGTGACCGCGTCCGTACGGCGCACGGGCCGGGCCGTCGTCGTCCACGAGTCGCCCGGCTTCGCCGGCCCCGGCGGTGAGATCGCCGCCCGCATCGGCGAGCGGTGCTTCCACTACCTGGAGGCGCCCGTGCTGCGCGTCGCCGGCCTCGACATCCCGTACCCGCCGCCGATGCTGGAGAAGCACCACCTGCCGGGCGTCGACCGCGTGCTGGACGCGGTGTCGCGGCTGCAGTGGGAGGCCGAGTGGACGGAGGGCGGCTGA
- a CDS encoding TetR/AcrR family transcriptional regulator — protein MAESRRTGAQSGAKRDTYTPETLLAVAVEVFLERGYDGTSMEHLSRAAGISKSSIYHHVRGKEELLHRAVSRALDGLFGVLDEPAARTGRAVDRLEAVARGTTAVLMAELPYVTLLLRVRGNTETERWAMERRREFDARVAALLKEAVADGDLRADVDVRLATRLLFGMINSIAEWYRPRAGNAHDDAEVTAAVVTLAFAGLRT, from the coding sequence GTGGCCGAGAGCAGGCGGACAGGCGCGCAGAGCGGCGCGAAACGGGACACGTACACCCCTGAGACGCTGCTCGCCGTGGCCGTCGAGGTCTTCCTGGAGCGGGGCTACGACGGCACCTCGATGGAACACCTCTCGCGCGCCGCGGGCATCTCCAAGTCCTCGATATACCACCACGTGCGCGGCAAGGAGGAACTGCTGCACCGGGCGGTCAGCCGGGCGCTCGACGGCCTCTTCGGCGTCCTCGACGAGCCCGCGGCGCGCACCGGCCGGGCGGTGGACCGGCTGGAGGCCGTGGCCCGGGGCACGACCGCGGTGCTGATGGCGGAGCTGCCGTACGTGACGCTGCTGCTGCGCGTGCGCGGCAACACCGAGACGGAGCGCTGGGCGATGGAGCGCCGGCGCGAGTTCGACGCCCGGGTGGCGGCGCTGCTCAAGGAGGCGGTGGCGGACGGCGACCTCCGCGCCGACGTGGACGTCCGGCTGGCCACGCGACTGCTCTTCGGCATGATCAACTCGATCGCCGAGTGGTACCGCCCGCGCGCGGGCAACGCGCACGACGACGCCGAGGTCACGGCGGCCGTGGTGACGCTTGCCTTCGCGGGCCTGCGGACCTGA
- a CDS encoding DUF6457 domain-containing protein — translation MEESGGTGSGAAHAGAGAGAAGAYAAVVLAGGAARRLGGVDKMALRVGGRTLLDRVLRACRGAGQTVVVGPRRPTVRPVTWTREAPPGGGPVAALAAALPFTSAGTVVLLSADLPFLDDGTVRTLRAALAAAGDGVDGAMLVDGTGRDQPLVAAYRSESLRRGLALLAVEYGGVAGLPLRLLTGELTLVRSASGATFDCDTWEDLATARDRIREHGHVLDEWLAAVKEELGLDTEVDTRVLLDLARDAAHGVARPAAPLTTFLVGYAAGRAGGGPEAVAEAAHKVTALTERWAEEAAEEGRSGT, via the coding sequence ATGGAGGAGTCCGGTGGTACGGGGTCCGGGGCGGCGCACGCGGGTGCGGGCGCCGGGGCGGCCGGGGCGTACGCCGCCGTCGTGCTCGCCGGAGGCGCCGCACGGCGGCTCGGCGGGGTCGACAAGATGGCCCTGCGCGTCGGCGGGCGAACCCTGCTGGACCGGGTGTTGCGCGCGTGCCGCGGCGCCGGGCAGACCGTCGTCGTGGGGCCCCGGCGCCCCACGGTCCGGCCGGTGACGTGGACCCGCGAGGCGCCGCCCGGCGGCGGCCCCGTCGCCGCGCTGGCCGCCGCGCTGCCGTTCACCTCCGCCGGCACCGTCGTGCTGCTCTCCGCCGACCTGCCGTTCCTGGACGACGGCACGGTCCGTACCCTCCGCGCAGCGCTCGCGGCGGCCGGCGACGGCGTGGACGGGGCGATGCTCGTGGACGGCACCGGGCGCGACCAGCCGCTGGTCGCGGCATACCGGAGCGAGTCGCTGCGGCGCGGCCTCGCGCTGCTGGCCGTCGAGTACGGAGGGGTCGCCGGGCTGCCGCTGCGGCTGCTCACCGGGGAGCTGACGCTCGTCCGGTCGGCATCCGGTGCCACGTTCGACTGCGACACCTGGGAAGATCTGGCCACGGCCAGGGACCGGATCAGGGAGCATGGGCACGTGCTGGATGAATGGCTCGCAGCGGTCAAGGAAGAACTCGGTCTCGACACCGAGGTGGACACCCGCGTCCTGCTCGACCTCGCGCGCGACGCCGCGCACGGAGTGGCGCGCCCCGCGGCGCCGTTGACGACGTTCCTCGTCGGCTACGCGGCGGGGCGGGCCGGCGGCGGCCCCGAGGCGGTCGCGGAAGCGGCGCACAAGGTCACGGCGCTGACGGAGCGGTGGGCGGAGGAGGCGGCTGAGGAGGGCCGGTCGGGCACATGA
- a CDS encoding molybdopterin molybdotransferase MoeA — translation MTSGRRGERRTPGAGAGGGSGNGSDGETGARGDEFADALALANDRRDLAAAYGDAFTLADPPPPEAPAGRVRPGTSREGARTDEFGDALAFTDRNGTEGAAARGAGARADRGARGRGDAFAAPSARTGPGPRAEGRSSGRGARDGSDRDPRERAGGSAPTPPRTGPGRRPDGRAGSDGAGAPAARTGSGRGGDPLDVALGLAGRARREPGDPRGLSWDAARRVAVRSGRRLGAVAVPVAGAYGQVLAEPLRALADLPPFDTSAMDGYAVAGPGPWRLDASGQGILAGHAAHPALPDGHAVRIATGARVPPGATGVLRSEHAELRDDGSLYATGATAAQDVRTGQDIRPRGQECRAGAELLPAGARVTPAVLGLAAAAGHDELRVVRSPRVEILVLGAELLHRGLPREGRIRDALGPMLEPWLRACGAEPFVTRRLGDDAELLYEAVATSTADVVVTTGGTAAGPVDHVHGTLRRLKADLVVDGVAVRPGHPMLLAVLPTGAHVVGLPGNPLAAVSGLLTLAEPLVRVLGGAPVPESPEAVLIADVKGHPTDTRLVPVALEHGAHAPAAHRPARTERPAPTAPAAQIPPPGAQRPARTPAGGAHAAPVRAAASGAPYPAARPLHFTGPAMLRGLAVADALAVVPPGGAPAGTPVRVLRLPWAAAPPAATTPAGPA, via the coding sequence ATGACGTCTGGTCGGCGGGGCGAGCGGCGCACCCCGGGGGCGGGCGCCGGAGGCGGCAGCGGGAACGGGAGCGACGGCGAAACCGGGGCCCGCGGCGACGAGTTCGCGGACGCGCTGGCGCTGGCGAACGACCGCCGCGACCTGGCCGCCGCCTACGGCGACGCCTTCACCCTCGCCGACCCCCCGCCGCCCGAGGCTCCCGCCGGCCGCGTCCGGCCGGGTACGTCCCGGGAGGGGGCGCGCACGGACGAGTTCGGCGACGCCCTGGCGTTCACGGACCGGAACGGCACGGAGGGCGCTGCCGCGCGCGGTGCCGGTGCACGTGCGGACCGTGGCGCCCGGGGGCGCGGGGACGCTTTCGCCGCGCCTTCGGCGCGTACGGGTCCGGGGCCCCGCGCCGAGGGGCGCAGCAGTGGTCGCGGGGCGCGTGACGGATCGGACCGTGACCCCCGGGAACGCGCGGGCGGCTCCGCCCCGACTCCTCCCCGTACGGGCCCGGGGCGGCGCCCCGACGGGCGTGCGGGCTCCGACGGCGCCGGTGCGCCCGCGGCGCGTACCGGATCGGGGCGCGGCGGGGATCCGCTGGACGTCGCCCTCGGGCTCGCCGGGCGCGCCCGGCGGGAGCCGGGCGACCCGCGCGGACTGTCCTGGGACGCCGCCCGCCGGGTGGCCGTGCGGTCCGGGCGGCGGCTGGGTGCCGTCGCGGTGCCGGTGGCCGGGGCGTACGGGCAGGTGCTCGCGGAACCGCTCAGGGCGCTCGCCGACTTGCCCCCCTTCGACACCTCCGCCATGGACGGCTACGCCGTCGCGGGGCCGGGCCCCTGGCGGCTCGACGCCTCCGGCCAGGGCATCCTCGCCGGCCACGCCGCCCACCCCGCGCTGCCCGACGGCCACGCCGTCCGCATCGCGACCGGCGCCCGCGTCCCGCCCGGCGCCACCGGCGTCCTCCGCTCCGAGCACGCCGAACTCCGCGACGACGGCAGCCTCTACGCCACCGGGGCCACCGCCGCCCAGGACGTCCGCACCGGCCAGGACATCCGCCCCCGCGGCCAGGAGTGCCGCGCGGGCGCCGAGTTGCTGCCCGCCGGCGCGCGCGTCACCCCCGCCGTCCTCGGGCTCGCCGCCGCCGCGGGCCACGACGAGCTGCGCGTCGTCCGAAGCCCCCGCGTCGAGATCCTCGTCCTCGGCGCCGAGTTGCTGCACCGCGGCCTGCCCCGTGAGGGCCGGATCCGCGACGCGCTCGGCCCGATGCTGGAGCCGTGGCTGCGCGCGTGCGGCGCCGAGCCGTTCGTCACCCGGCGCCTGGGTGACGACGCGGAGCTGCTGTACGAGGCCGTCGCCACGTCCACCGCGGACGTCGTCGTCACCACCGGCGGCACCGCCGCGGGCCCGGTCGACCACGTCCACGGCACCCTGCGCCGCCTCAAGGCGGACCTGGTCGTCGACGGCGTCGCGGTACGGCCGGGGCACCCGATGCTGCTCGCGGTGCTGCCCACCGGCGCCCACGTCGTGGGGCTGCCCGGCAACCCGCTGGCGGCGGTCTCCGGGCTCCTCACGCTCGCCGAGCCGCTGGTGCGCGTGCTCGGCGGCGCGCCCGTGCCGGAGTCGCCGGAGGCGGTGCTCATCGCGGACGTGAAGGGGCACCCGACGGACACCCGGCTGGTGCCGGTCGCCCTGGAGCACGGCGCACACGCACCCGCGGCGCACCGGCCCGCGCGTACCGAGCGCCCCGCGCCCACCGCACCCGCCGCGCAGATCCCGCCCCCGGGCGCCCAGCGTCCGGCACGTACCCCCGCGGGCGGCGCCCACGCCGCGCCCGTCCGCGCCGCGGCCTCCGGCGCCCCCTACCCCGCCGCGCGCCCCCTGCACTTCACGGGGCCCGCCATGCTCCGCGGCCTCGCCGTCGCCGACGCCCTCGCCGTCGTCCCGCCCGGCGGCGCCCCCGCCGGCACCCCCGTACGCGTCCTCCGTCTCCCCTGGGCCGCCGCCCCCCCGGCCGCGACCACCCCGGCAGGCCCCGCGTGA